From a region of the Nocardioides ginsengisegetis genome:
- a CDS encoding ATP-dependent helicase: protein MQPTTYRLVRPDVVTELPTLDRHQQQVVDHPGGPLLVLAGPGTGKTTTLVEAIVDRIEHRGAVPDQVLALTFSRKAAEQLRDRVTARLGRTMSTTLSSTFHSFAYGLIRKYAPAELYEAPLRLLSAPEQDVVLRELLTDNPESVTWPESLTRALGTRGFAREVHAVLSRAREKGLDGRALHTLGVEEGLPEFQAAGLFLDQYLTNLDSQGAIDYADLIRRATIEAEAHRDELRARLRHVFVDEYQDTDPGQVALLRALAGDGRDLTVVGDPHQSIYAFRGAEVRGILDFPTDFPQADGRPADVVALRTTRRFGPRLLVASQRVAHRLALPGSIPTEAREAFLAPEAVAGPLGDGRVVVRTFDTERAEAEHLADLLRRAHLEDGVPWDDMAVLVRSGRTSIPPLRRALGAAGVPVEVASDEVPLVRDPAVLPLIDALRAVVNLDNDEPDHLDHIDPSRAEALLLGPLGGLDAGDVRRLARRLRTREKALSHEEARSPLPSRELVRKAVVDRHFLDGLDGPEVVKARALTQLLVDAREELAGGASAEELLWTLWSRTGWPQRLRRSVDLGGGAARRAHRDLDSVCALFDIAARAEERRDHVGVRAFLATLVAQQIPADTLADRGARGAAVRLLTAHRSKGLEWRLVVIAHVQQDGWPDLRRRSTLLQADRIGQGHVVPPVSSRELLMEERRLFYVAATRARQRLVVTAVASADDEGEQPSRFLDELGVTVEKVVGRPTRPLSMSGLVSELRRTLADPDTSEPLREAAARRLARLAGETVGQRQLVPSADPSTWWGTRAASRSVQPVREPDQPVPVSASVLEGLGVCPTQWFLEREAGGVARAHQSANLGEMVHALAQRVADGELPAGRDDADLLMSHVDQVWERLDFRTPWSRAREHDRVRAALARFLAWHHDNRRTLLATEAQFSTVVGLHDGEQVRLTGYADRLELDSDGKVVVVDLKTGRRPPTNKSVEGHVQLGLYQYAVDHGAVDETVPGAEAGGAELVQLGVIDGGPDALVQRQPVQPEDGSQRDDLRARLAHSAVLLRTETFPAVAGDQCRDCSFVPICPIKSAGPVTSQ from the coding sequence ATGCAGCCGACGACCTACCGCCTCGTGCGTCCCGACGTCGTCACGGAGCTGCCGACCCTCGACCGCCACCAGCAGCAGGTCGTCGACCACCCCGGCGGGCCGCTGCTCGTGCTCGCCGGCCCGGGCACCGGCAAGACCACGACGCTGGTCGAGGCCATCGTCGACCGCATCGAGCACCGCGGTGCCGTGCCCGACCAGGTGCTCGCCCTGACCTTCAGCCGCAAGGCCGCCGAGCAGCTCCGCGACCGCGTCACCGCCCGCCTCGGCCGCACGATGAGCACCACCCTGAGCTCCACGTTCCACTCCTTCGCCTACGGCCTGATCCGCAAATACGCGCCCGCGGAGCTCTACGAGGCCCCGCTCCGCCTGCTGAGCGCCCCGGAGCAGGACGTCGTGCTGCGCGAGCTGCTCACCGACAACCCCGAGTCGGTCACCTGGCCCGAGTCGCTCACCCGCGCGCTCGGCACTCGCGGGTTCGCCCGCGAGGTGCACGCGGTGCTGTCCCGCGCCCGCGAGAAGGGGCTCGACGGGCGGGCGCTGCACACGCTCGGCGTCGAGGAGGGGCTGCCGGAGTTCCAGGCGGCCGGCCTCTTCCTCGACCAATACCTCACCAACCTCGACTCCCAGGGCGCCATCGACTACGCCGACCTGATCCGCCGGGCGACCATCGAGGCCGAGGCCCACCGCGACGAGCTCCGGGCGCGGCTGCGCCACGTCTTCGTCGACGAATACCAGGACACCGACCCCGGCCAGGTCGCCCTGCTCCGGGCCCTGGCCGGCGACGGCCGGGACCTCACGGTCGTCGGCGACCCCCACCAGTCGATCTACGCCTTCCGCGGCGCCGAGGTGCGCGGCATCCTCGACTTCCCGACCGACTTCCCGCAGGCCGACGGTCGCCCGGCCGACGTCGTCGCGCTGCGCACCACCCGGCGGTTCGGCCCGCGCCTGCTCGTGGCCTCGCAGCGGGTGGCCCACCGCCTCGCCCTGCCCGGCAGCATCCCGACCGAGGCGCGCGAGGCGTTCCTCGCGCCGGAGGCCGTGGCCGGCCCGCTCGGCGACGGCCGGGTCGTCGTCCGCACCTTCGACACCGAGCGGGCCGAGGCCGAGCACCTCGCCGACCTGCTCCGCCGGGCCCACCTCGAGGACGGCGTCCCGTGGGACGACATGGCCGTCCTGGTCCGCTCCGGCCGCACCTCCATCCCGCCGCTGCGCCGCGCGCTCGGTGCGGCCGGCGTGCCCGTCGAGGTGGCCAGCGACGAGGTCCCGCTCGTCCGCGACCCCGCGGTGCTGCCCCTGATCGACGCCCTCCGGGCCGTCGTCAACCTCGACAACGACGAGCCCGACCACCTCGACCACATCGACCCGTCCCGGGCCGAGGCCCTGCTGCTGGGCCCGCTGGGCGGCCTCGACGCCGGCGACGTACGCCGCCTCGCGCGCCGTCTCCGGACCCGCGAGAAGGCCCTGAGCCACGAGGAGGCCCGGTCGCCACTGCCCAGCCGCGAGCTGGTCCGCAAGGCCGTCGTCGACCGCCACTTCCTCGACGGGCTAGACGGGCCGGAGGTGGTCAAGGCCCGGGCCCTGACCCAGCTGCTCGTCGACGCCCGCGAGGAGCTGGCCGGCGGCGCCTCGGCCGAGGAGCTGCTCTGGACGCTCTGGTCCCGCACCGGCTGGCCGCAGCGGCTCCGGCGCTCGGTCGACCTCGGCGGCGGCGCGGCCCGGCGTGCCCACCGCGACCTCGACTCGGTCTGCGCCCTCTTCGACATCGCGGCCCGGGCCGAGGAGCGCCGCGACCACGTGGGCGTCCGGGCGTTCCTCGCCACCCTCGTGGCCCAGCAGATCCCGGCCGACACGCTGGCCGACCGCGGCGCCCGCGGGGCGGCGGTCCGTCTGCTCACCGCCCACCGCTCCAAGGGGCTCGAGTGGCGGCTCGTGGTGATCGCCCACGTCCAGCAGGACGGCTGGCCCGACCTGCGCCGACGCTCCACGCTCCTGCAGGCCGACCGGATCGGCCAGGGCCACGTCGTCCCTCCCGTCTCCAGCCGTGAGCTGCTGATGGAGGAGCGCCGCCTCTTCTACGTCGCGGCCACCCGTGCCCGGCAGCGCCTCGTCGTGACCGCGGTCGCCAGCGCCGACGACGAGGGCGAGCAGCCCTCCCGGTTCCTCGACGAGCTCGGCGTCACGGTCGAGAAGGTCGTCGGCCGGCCGACCCGTCCGCTCTCCATGTCCGGCCTCGTCTCCGAGCTCCGCCGCACCCTCGCCGACCCCGACACCAGCGAGCCGCTCCGCGAGGCCGCGGCCCGGCGACTGGCCCGGCTCGCCGGCGAGACCGTCGGCCAGCGCCAGCTCGTCCCCAGCGCCGACCCGTCGACCTGGTGGGGCACCCGCGCCGCCAGCCGCTCGGTCCAGCCGGTCCGCGAGCCCGACCAGCCGGTGCCGGTCTCGGCCAGCGTCCTGGAGGGCCTCGGGGTCTGCCCGACCCAGTGGTTCCTCGAGCGCGAGGCCGGGGGAGTGGCGCGCGCCCACCAGTCCGCCAACCTCGGCGAGATGGTCCACGCCCTGGCCCAGCGGGTCGCCGACGGCGAGCTCCCGGCCGGCCGCGACGACGCCGACCTGCTGATGTCCCACGTCGACCAGGTCTGGGAGCGCCTCGACTTCCGGACCCCGTGGTCCAGGGCCCGCGAGCACGACCGGGTCCGGGCCGCGTTGGCGCGCTTCCTCGCCTGGCACCACGACAACCGGCGCACCCTGCTGGCCACCGAGGCACAGTTCTCCACCGTCGTGGGGCTCCACGATGGCGAGCAGGTCCGGCTGACCGGCTATGCCGACCGCCTCGAGCTCGACTCCGACGGCAAGGTCGTCGTCGTCGACCTCAAGACCGGCCGGCGCCCACCCACCAACAAGTCCGTCGAGGGCCACGTCCAGCTCGGCCTCTACCAATACGCGGTCGACCACGGTGCCGTCGACGAGACGGTGCCCGGGGCGGAGGCCGGCGGCGCCGAGCTCGTCCAGCTCGGCGTCATCGACGGCGGGCCCGACGCGCTGGTGCAGCGCCAGCCCGTCCAGCCCGAGGACGGCTCCCAGCGCGACGACCTGCGCGCCCGGCTCGCGCACAGCGCGGTGCTGCTCCGCACCGAGACCTTCCCAGCCGTGGCCGGCGACCAGTGCCGCGACTGCTCCTTCGTGCCCATCTGCCCCATCAAGAGCGCAGGACCGGTGACCTCCCAGTGA
- a CDS encoding ATP-dependent DNA helicase produces the protein MSTTSTTTAATRAIRTPQDLQAVMRTAYAPSEQQWAAISAPLTPAVVIAGAGSGKTTLMAARVVYLVVTGQVRPDEVLGLTFTTKAASELRGRIRKALKEAGALEEPEQTGDDGPADVLEPTVATYNAYASGLLTDHGLRIGHEPDTRVITDAARYQLGARVVDRYTGVVNHLTDHPETAIQNLLALDGAMSEHLVGPADVRAADAAARAGFAAALAEEEAGKGRKTYREPLEKAIFAIDRRDELLGLVEAYRRLKRDLGLMDFSDQIELGARLASDQPDVGASERSKFKVVLLDEYQDTSVAQATMLSRLFSGPDLEHGLGHAVTAVGDPNQAIYGWRGASVSNILNFADTFPAAAGDVPTYPLTVNRRSDRRILDVANRLAAPLYDRYDQVERLVAADGAADGSVAAAVFPTHADELVWLVEAVKAAHHESWADIGVLTRDNSHAEDVFDALTSAGIPVEIVGLSGLLRLPEVAEIVATLHLLHDVTANASLLTLLTGPRWAIGPRDLRLLSRRANEIAGRSGRGAAPASVTDHLVEIADGIDPAEIPSLDDALADPGEHPYSAEALERFALLSAELRMLRQAVGEPLLDIVRRIIDTSGTDVELASAVSPAAAARRDNLDLFVKAVAEFQAVDGDVTLPALLAYLTAEDDQGNGLDVATPTEADSVKLLTVHRSKGLEWASVFLVGVCETRFPSNRSRTLWTSSPSILPAPLRGDAPDLPQLAGFDKAALDAYRAATRAHDAEEELRLGYVAFTRAAHHLAVTSYLWSPRTTPFGPSDYQLVVREQLDAWGEPVTDWLDKPVKGDPNPYAAVDPSRPWPTTETGLEAARRIEAARRVREVDPEAADTELDMIESARVADWDIELERLVGEARQERSSDISVELPSSLSATALARLRDDPEQFARELARPMPRPPSSAARFGTRFHAWVEARFGQQDLFDFDDLPGRADAGIDDDTDLKDLIATFEAGPFATRIPHQVEAPFALVLAGQVVRGRIDAVYTETLPDGSEGFLVVDWKTNRTATAHPLQLALYRVAWAELHDVPLDRVRAAFYYVRTGDVVAHDRLPGRAELEGLLAGTGTAS, from the coding sequence GTGAGCACGACCAGCACCACGACCGCCGCCACGCGGGCCATCCGGACCCCCCAGGACCTCCAGGCCGTCATGAGGACGGCCTACGCCCCGAGCGAGCAGCAGTGGGCGGCGATCTCCGCGCCGCTCACCCCCGCGGTCGTCATCGCCGGCGCCGGCTCCGGCAAGACCACGCTGATGGCGGCGCGGGTCGTCTACCTCGTCGTCACCGGCCAGGTCCGGCCCGACGAGGTGCTCGGCCTCACCTTCACCACCAAGGCGGCCAGCGAGCTGCGCGGCCGGATCCGCAAGGCGCTCAAGGAGGCCGGCGCGCTCGAGGAGCCCGAGCAGACCGGTGACGACGGGCCGGCCGACGTCCTCGAGCCGACCGTCGCGACCTACAACGCCTACGCCTCGGGGCTCCTCACCGACCACGGCCTGCGCATCGGCCACGAGCCCGACACCCGCGTCATCACCGACGCCGCCCGCTACCAGCTCGGCGCCCGCGTGGTCGACCGCTACACCGGCGTGGTCAACCACCTCACCGACCACCCCGAGACCGCGATCCAGAACCTCCTCGCCCTCGACGGCGCGATGAGCGAGCACCTCGTCGGACCCGCCGACGTGCGCGCGGCCGACGCCGCGGCCCGCGCCGGGTTCGCGGCGGCGCTCGCGGAGGAGGAGGCCGGCAAGGGCCGCAAGACCTACCGCGAGCCGCTCGAGAAGGCGATCTTCGCGATCGACCGGCGCGACGAGCTGCTCGGCCTGGTCGAGGCCTACCGGCGGCTCAAGCGCGACCTGGGCCTCATGGACTTCTCCGACCAGATCGAGCTCGGCGCCCGGCTCGCCAGCGACCAGCCCGACGTGGGGGCCAGCGAGCGGTCGAAGTTCAAGGTCGTCCTGCTCGACGAATACCAGGACACCTCCGTCGCCCAGGCCACGATGCTCTCGCGGCTCTTCTCGGGGCCCGACCTCGAGCACGGCCTCGGCCACGCCGTCACCGCCGTCGGCGACCCCAACCAGGCCATCTACGGCTGGCGTGGTGCCTCGGTGTCCAACATCCTCAACTTCGCCGACACCTTCCCGGCTGCCGCCGGCGACGTGCCGACCTACCCGCTGACCGTCAACCGGCGCTCCGACCGGCGGATCCTCGACGTGGCCAACCGGCTGGCCGCCCCGCTCTACGACCGCTACGACCAGGTCGAGCGGCTCGTCGCCGCCGACGGTGCCGCCGACGGCTCCGTCGCCGCGGCGGTGTTCCCGACCCACGCCGACGAGCTGGTGTGGCTGGTCGAGGCCGTGAAGGCCGCCCACCACGAGTCCTGGGCCGACATCGGCGTGCTGACCCGCGACAACTCCCACGCCGAGGACGTCTTCGACGCCCTCACCTCGGCCGGCATCCCGGTCGAGATCGTCGGCCTGTCCGGGCTGCTCCGGCTGCCCGAGGTCGCCGAGATCGTGGCCACCCTCCACCTGCTCCACGACGTCACCGCCAACGCCTCGCTGCTCACCCTGCTGACGGGTCCGCGCTGGGCGATCGGCCCGCGCGACCTGCGCCTGCTCAGCCGTCGGGCCAACGAGATCGCCGGACGGTCCGGCCGCGGCGCGGCCCCCGCCTCGGTCACCGACCACCTCGTCGAGATCGCCGACGGCATCGACCCGGCCGAGATCCCCTCGCTCGACGACGCCCTCGCCGACCCGGGGGAGCACCCCTACTCCGCCGAGGCGCTGGAGCGGTTCGCGCTGCTCTCCGCCGAGCTCCGGATGCTCCGGCAGGCCGTCGGCGAGCCGCTCCTCGACATCGTCCGACGGATCATCGACACCAGCGGCACCGATGTCGAGCTGGCCTCCGCCGTCAGCCCCGCCGCAGCCGCGCGCCGCGACAACCTCGACCTGTTCGTCAAGGCCGTCGCGGAGTTCCAGGCCGTCGACGGCGACGTCACCCTGCCCGCGCTGCTGGCCTACCTCACCGCCGAGGACGACCAGGGCAACGGCCTCGACGTGGCCACCCCGACCGAGGCCGACTCGGTCAAGCTGCTCACCGTCCACCGGTCCAAGGGCTTGGAGTGGGCCTCGGTGTTCCTCGTCGGTGTCTGCGAGACCCGCTTCCCCTCCAACAGGTCCCGCACCCTGTGGACCTCCTCGCCCTCGATCCTCCCGGCGCCCTTGCGCGGCGACGCCCCCGACCTGCCCCAGCTGGCCGGCTTCGACAAGGCCGCCCTCGACGCCTACCGCGCCGCGACCCGGGCGCACGACGCCGAGGAGGAGCTGCGCCTCGGCTACGTCGCCTTCACGCGGGCGGCCCACCACCTCGCGGTGACCTCCTACCTCTGGAGCCCGCGGACCACCCCGTTCGGCCCCTCCGACTACCAGCTCGTCGTCCGCGAGCAGCTCGACGCCTGGGGCGAGCCGGTCACCGACTGGCTCGACAAGCCGGTCAAGGGCGACCCCAACCCCTACGCCGCCGTCGACCCGTCCCGGCCCTGGCCGACGACCGAGACCGGGCTCGAGGCCGCACGCCGGATCGAGGCGGCACGCCGGGTCCGCGAGGTCGACCCGGAGGCGGCGGACACCGAGCTCGACATGATCGAGTCCGCCCGGGTCGCCGACTGGGACATCGAGCTCGAGCGGCTCGTGGGCGAGGCCCGCCAGGAGCGCTCCTCCGACATCTCCGTGGAGCTGCCCAGCAGCCTGTCCGCCACCGCCCTCGCCCGGTTGCGCGACGACCCCGAGCAGTTCGCCCGCGAGCTGGCCCGGCCGATGCCGCGCCCGCCGTCGTCGGCGGCCCGCTTCGGCACCCGCTTCCACGCCTGGGTCGAGGCCCGGTTCGGCCAGCAGGACCTCTTCGACTTCGACGACCTGCCCGGCCGCGCCGACGCCGGCATCGACGACGACACCGACCTCAAGGACCTCATCGCGACGTTCGAGGCCGGGCCGTTCGCCACCCGCATCCCCCACCAGGTCGAGGCCCCCTTCGCCCTGGTGCTGGCCGGCCAGGTGGTCCGGGGCCGGATCGACGCGGTCTACACCGAGACGCTGCCCGACGGCAGCGAGGGCTTCCTCGTCGTCGACTGGAAGACCAACCGCACCGCCACCGCCCACCCGCTCCAGCTGGCCCTCTACCGGGTGGCCTGGGCCGAGCTGCACGACGTGCCGCTCGACCGGGTCCGCGCCGCGTTCTACTACGTCCGCACCGGCGACGTCGTCGCCCACGACCGGCTGCCCGGCCGGGCCGAGCTCGAGGGCCTCCTCGCGGGAACGGGGACGGCCTCCTAA
- a CDS encoding SDR family oxidoreductase, whose product MSKPVIVVVAAGPGVSGSVARRFAEDGHDVGLIGIDDGPLAELKASIDGADVQTVVADLTDTESATHAIRTLGDHFGRIDVLHFNPSAFREKDPLELTVPELLQDVALGVGGLLTAVQAARPYLSRGGRVTATGSMAADQPWHRAASLGVQKAGLRNLVLSLDKTLEPDGIRAVSVTVRGTLAREGAFTPDRVAEAIHAAATQDEAGWQAEVPYSG is encoded by the coding sequence ATGAGCAAGCCGGTGATCGTGGTCGTGGCAGCGGGTCCGGGGGTGAGCGGGTCGGTTGCCCGCCGGTTCGCGGAGGACGGCCACGACGTCGGCCTGATCGGGATCGACGACGGCCCGCTGGCCGAGCTCAAGGCCAGCATCGACGGCGCCGACGTCCAGACCGTCGTCGCCGACCTCACCGACACCGAGTCGGCGACCCACGCGATCCGGACCCTCGGCGACCACTTCGGCCGCATCGACGTCCTCCACTTCAACCCCAGCGCCTTCCGCGAGAAGGACCCCCTCGAGCTGACCGTCCCCGAGCTGCTCCAGGACGTCGCGCTCGGCGTCGGTGGGCTGCTGACTGCCGTCCAGGCCGCCCGGCCCTACCTCTCGCGCGGCGGCCGGGTCACGGCCACCGGCAGCATGGCCGCCGACCAGCCGTGGCACCGCGCCGCCTCGCTCGGGGTCCAGAAGGCCGGGCTCCGCAACCTCGTGCTCAGCCTCGACAAGACCCTCGAGCCCGACGGGATCCGGGCGGTGTCGGTGACCGTGCGCGGCACGCTCGCGCGCGAGGGTGCGTTCACCCCCGACCGGGTGGCCGAGGCGATCCACGCCGCGGCGACCCAGGACGAGGCCGGTTGGCAGGCCGAGGTGCCCTACTCCGGCTGA
- a CDS encoding NAD(P)-binding domain-containing protein, giving the protein MDVLDSVVIGAGQAGLSSSYHLQRLGISHVVLDSDPAPGGAWQHRWDSLTMRDVHGVAALPDSGSPGLSERRANVVVPAYFSDYERKHALPVLRPVRVDRVTDDAGVLVVHAGDRAWTTHTLVNATGTWSHPFVPRYPGMETFAGEQLHTAGYRGAERFRGRRVVVVGGGASAVQFLGELAPVTETIWVTRREPVWRTDDFTPDAGRRAVALVEERVRRGLPPASVVSVTGLALREQERAAELLGAYARRPMFSAVEPGGVRWADGSFEPADVILWATGFRPAIGHLAPLHLRSPQGGVQLDGTTAVADRRVQLVGYGPSASTIGANRAGRTAARGVARWLDGESLSTTG; this is encoded by the coding sequence GTGGACGTCCTCGACTCGGTGGTCATCGGCGCCGGCCAGGCCGGCTTGTCCTCGTCCTACCACCTGCAACGGCTCGGCATCTCCCACGTCGTCCTCGACTCCGACCCCGCCCCCGGCGGGGCCTGGCAGCACCGCTGGGACTCGCTGACGATGCGTGACGTGCACGGGGTCGCGGCGCTGCCCGACTCGGGCTCTCCCGGCCTGTCGGAGCGCCGCGCGAACGTCGTGGTGCCGGCGTACTTCTCCGACTACGAGCGCAAGCACGCCCTCCCCGTCCTCCGGCCGGTCCGGGTGGACCGTGTGACCGACGACGCGGGCGTGCTGGTGGTCCATGCCGGCGACCGCGCCTGGACCACGCACACCCTGGTCAACGCGACGGGCACGTGGTCGCACCCGTTCGTGCCGCGCTACCCCGGCATGGAGACCTTCGCCGGCGAGCAGCTGCACACCGCGGGCTACCGGGGCGCCGAGCGCTTCCGCGGCCGACGGGTCGTGGTCGTCGGCGGCGGCGCGTCGGCCGTGCAGTTCCTCGGTGAGCTGGCCCCCGTGACGGAGACGATCTGGGTCACCCGGCGCGAGCCGGTGTGGCGCACCGACGACTTCACGCCCGACGCGGGGCGCAGGGCCGTCGCGCTGGTCGAGGAGCGGGTACGCCGTGGCCTCCCGCCGGCCAGCGTCGTGAGCGTGACGGGGCTGGCGCTGCGCGAGCAGGAGCGGGCCGCCGAACTTCTCGGTGCCTACGCACGCCGGCCGATGTTCTCCGCCGTCGAGCCCGGGGGCGTGCGCTGGGCCGACGGGTCCTTCGAGCCGGCCGACGTGATCCTGTGGGCGACCGGGTTCCGTCCGGCGATCGGGCACTTGGCGCCGCTGCACCTGCGCTCCCCGCAGGGCGGCGTGCAGCTCGACGGCACCACCGCGGTGGCGGACCGACGGGTCCAGCTGGTGGGCTACGGGCCGTCGGCCAGCACCATCGGCGCCAACCGAGCCGGCCGGACCGCCGCCCGGGGCGTGGCCCGGTGGCTCGACGGGGAGTCGCTCAGCACCACCGGCTGA
- the deoD gene encoding purine-nucleoside phosphorylase, whose protein sequence is MSTHIGAQPGDIAPVVLMPGDPLRARWIAENFLDDARCYSEVRGMYGYTGTWRGHRVSVQGSGMGQPSLAIYAHELMSQYDVTTLIRVGSCGALSEKLAIRDIVIASGACTDSSMNRIRFEGLDYAPVADFGLLRAAHDVAEEVSGDATVHVGLVFAGDSFYHPRPELVGRMVEYGVLAVDMEASALYTLAAKYGARSLVVDTVSDHIVTGEETTSQEREQTFGAMIDIALGAAFDRD, encoded by the coding sequence GTGAGCACCCACATCGGAGCACAGCCCGGAGACATCGCGCCCGTCGTCCTCATGCCCGGCGACCCGCTGCGTGCCAGATGGATCGCGGAGAACTTCCTCGACGACGCCCGCTGCTACAGCGAGGTGCGCGGCATGTACGGCTACACCGGCACCTGGCGCGGGCACCGCGTCTCGGTCCAGGGCAGCGGCATGGGACAGCCCTCCCTCGCCATCTACGCCCACGAGCTGATGTCGCAGTACGACGTCACGACCCTGATCCGGGTCGGCTCGTGCGGCGCGCTGAGCGAGAAGCTCGCGATCCGCGACATCGTGATCGCCTCGGGTGCCTGCACCGACTCCTCGATGAACCGGATCCGGTTCGAGGGCCTCGACTACGCCCCGGTGGCCGACTTCGGCCTGCTCCGCGCGGCGCACGACGTCGCCGAGGAGGTGTCCGGCGACGCGACCGTGCACGTCGGCCTGGTCTTCGCGGGCGACTCGTTCTACCACCCGCGGCCCGAGCTGGTCGGCCGGATGGTGGAGTACGGCGTGCTCGCCGTCGACATGGAGGCCAGCGCGCTCTACACGCTCGCGGCCAAGTACGGCGCTCGCTCGCTCGTCGTCGACACGGTCTCCGACCACATCGTGACCGGCGAGGAGACCACCTCCCAGGAGCGCGAGCAGACCTTCGGCGCGATGATCGACATCGCCCTGGGCGCGGCGTTCGACCGGGACTAA
- the nudC gene encoding NAD(+) diphosphatase translates to MTFPHVKLSANPHDRSGVRRGDEAWLDERWSDPDSRVLVVSGTRIRPVDGRLDWVSPQEAPDGLRVLLGEQDGRTWFAVVVDPAVAPGEKSEWFGLRGVLPHLADGGLPEAPLVFHAIGLAEWLYATKYCPRCAGGLEPRNAGHELVCTSCGKAQFPRTDPAVIMLVTSGEPSSESERCLLGRQAVWPEGRYSTLAGFCEPGETLEDAVRREVAEEVGVRVGAVEYFGNQPWPLPASLMLGFIGRAESTDIRVDEDEIEDARWFTRAEMKAGAEDGSLVLPGGVSISRSLVEHWYGGPLPGTW, encoded by the coding sequence GTGACCTTCCCGCACGTGAAGCTGTCCGCCAACCCGCACGACCGCAGCGGCGTACGCCGCGGCGACGAGGCCTGGCTCGACGAGAGGTGGTCCGACCCCGACAGCCGGGTGCTGGTCGTCTCCGGGACCCGGATCCGGCCCGTCGACGGCCGCCTCGACTGGGTCTCGCCGCAGGAGGCCCCCGACGGGCTGCGCGTGCTGCTCGGCGAGCAGGACGGCCGCACCTGGTTCGCCGTCGTCGTCGACCCGGCGGTCGCGCCGGGGGAGAAGTCCGAGTGGTTCGGGCTGCGCGGCGTGCTGCCGCACCTGGCCGACGGCGGGCTGCCCGAGGCCCCGCTCGTCTTCCACGCGATCGGGCTCGCGGAGTGGCTCTACGCCACGAAATACTGCCCCCGCTGCGCGGGTGGCCTCGAGCCCCGCAACGCCGGCCACGAGCTCGTCTGCACGAGCTGCGGCAAGGCGCAGTTCCCGCGGACCGACCCGGCCGTGATCATGCTCGTCACGTCGGGGGAGCCGAGCTCGGAGTCCGAGCGCTGCCTCCTGGGTCGCCAGGCGGTCTGGCCCGAGGGCCGCTACTCGACGCTGGCCGGCTTCTGCGAGCCGGGCGAGACGCTGGAGGACGCCGTACGCCGTGAGGTCGCCGAGGAGGTCGGCGTCCGGGTCGGCGCGGTGGAGTACTTCGGCAACCAGCCCTGGCCGCTGCCGGCCAGCCTGATGCTGGGCTTCATCGGCCGCGCGGAGTCCACCGACATCCGCGTTGACGAGGACGAGATCGAGGACGCGCGCTGGTTCACCCGCGCGGAGATGAAGGCGGGCGCCGAGGACGGCTCGCTGGTGCTCCCCGGCGGCGTCTCGATCTCCCGCTCGCTCGTCGAGCACTGGTACGGCGGCCCGCTGCCGGGCACCTGGTAA
- a CDS encoding mycoredoxin, which translates to MSGSFTMYSTPWCGYCHRLKGQLDREGIAFEVVDIEQNPEAAQIVESANNGNQTVPTLVYSDGSAHTNPSLIQVKEKLAELAS; encoded by the coding sequence ATGAGTGGTTCCTTCACGATGTACTCCACCCCGTGGTGTGGCTACTGCCACCGCCTCAAGGGGCAGCTCGACCGCGAGGGGATCGCGTTCGAGGTCGTCGACATCGAGCAGAACCCCGAGGCTGCGCAGATCGTCGAGTCCGCCAACAACGGCAACCAGACGGTGCCGACGCTGGTCTACTCCGACGGGTCCGCGCACACCAACCCCTCGCTGATCCAGGTCAAGGAGAAGCTGGCCGAGCTGGCCAGCTGA